GCACCGCGGCGGCCACGGCGGCGGCATCGGTGGCATCGACCGTGGTGACTTCGATCCCCAGGCTGCGCAGGGTGCCGAAGACGCTGTTGGTGTTGCCAAAGACGTAGCGGCTGGCCACCAGGTGGTCGCCCGCACGCAGCAGGGTCAAGAAGATGCCGCAGATCGCGCCCATGCCGGTGGCAAAGCAGATGCTGCCCAGGCCGTCTTCCATCTTGGTGATCTTGGCTTCCAGCGCCGCCGTGGTGGGCGTGCCCTGGCGGGCGTAGTTGTAGGCGCCCTTGAGCGTGCCCTGGAACACGCCGATCAAATCTTCAACCTTGTCAAACCCGTACTGCACCGAGGTGTGCACGGGCATGTGCACCGCGCCGTGTTCGACCCCGAAGGCCCGGTCGCCGTGGATGATGGTGGTGGTAAATCCTTGCGTAGCCATGCTCTTCCCTAAAGTAACTTTGGCCCCAATTAGAGCATTCCATGCGCCCGCCATCCTGTCGCAACGGGATGTTACGATTTAGTGCTACGTCCGGCCTAAATCGGCCCGCACCCTTTTCTCTACCAACCCGAGACACCCCCATGTTGCAATCTATCGAAGCCCGTACCGGCAACGCCGTCGGCGCCCAATGGCCTGAATCCACCCAGGCCGACATCGACCGCGTAGTGGCCGCCGCCGCTGCCGCATCCGATGCCTTTGCCGCCACCTCGGCCGCCCAGCGCGCCAGCCTGTTGCGCGCCCTGTCCGCCGCCCTGGAGGCCGAGCGCGCCACCCTGGTGGCCCTGGCCGACCGCGAAACCGGCCTGGGCCTGCCCCGGCTGAATGGCGAACTCGACCGCACCACCTTCCAGCTGCGTGGCTTTGCCGACGTGCTGGACGCGGGCACGGTGCACGCCTATGTGGACGATGCCGCCGTGGCCGGCCCGCCGCCCGCAGGCCGCCCGCACCTGGCCCGCGTACGCGTGCCGGTCGGTCCGGTGGCGATGTTCTCGGCCAGCAACTTCCCGTTTGCCTTCTCGGTCCTCGGCGGCGATACCGCTGCCGCCCTGGCTGCCGGTTGCCCGGTGGTCGTCAAGGGCCACCCTGCGCACCCCGAGCTGTCGCGCCAGACCGCCGCATTGGCGCAACGCGTGGTGGCCGAACAGGGCCTGGATGCAGGGGTGTTCGGCTTTGTGCAAGGTGGCTCCATCGAAGTGGGCGTGCAGCTGGTGCAGGCCCCGGCCATCGCCGCCGTGGCCTTTACCGGCTCGTTCAAGGGCGGCACTGCGCTGGCCAAGATCGCCGGTGACCGCCCCCGCCCCATCCCGTTCTACGGCGAACTCGGCTCGGTCAACCCGCTGGTGGTCTTGCCCGCCGCCGCCGCCAAAAACGGCCCCGAGCTGGCCGCCACCCTGGCCGGGTCCATCTGCCAGGGCGCAGGCCAGTTCTGCACCAGCCCCGGCATCGTGCTGGTGCACAAGGATGCCGCTTCCGACGCGTTCATCGCCGCCTTTGCCGCCGCCCTGCAGGCCTTGCAGCCGCACGCCATGCTGTCATCCGCCATCCGCTCCACCTTCGACAAGGGCGTGGCCCGCTGGCGCGCCGATGCGGCCCTGACGCCGCTGGTGGCCGACGT
This sequence is a window from Rhodoferax sp. WC2427. Protein-coding genes within it:
- a CDS encoding aldehyde dehydrogenase (NADP(+)); amino-acid sequence: MLQSIEARTGNAVGAQWPESTQADIDRVVAAAAAASDAFAATSAAQRASLLRALSAALEAERATLVALADRETGLGLPRLNGELDRTTFQLRGFADVLDAGTVHAYVDDAAVAGPPPAGRPHLARVRVPVGPVAMFSASNFPFAFSVLGGDTAAALAAGCPVVVKGHPAHPELSRQTAALAQRVVAEQGLDAGVFGFVQGGSIEVGVQLVQAPAIAAVAFTGSFKGGTALAKIAGDRPRPIPFYGELGSVNPLVVLPAAAAKNGPELAATLAGSICQGAGQFCTSPGIVLVHKDAASDAFIAAFAAALQALQPHAMLSSAIRSTFDKGVARWRADAALTPLVADVSEAVTPRPFLAEVQAADFIASHALHEEVFGSAALVVRVASVEETIAVLRAIGGTLTVTLWGAEVEDASTRSLVRAATQVAGRVLFAGVPTGVAVTGAQHHGGPFPASTQPFTTSVGYAAVDRFLRPVALQDAPAWLVERKGVPC